TAATTTTTGTCTCTGCttgtttaattgttttcttttgcGTTTTAATTGACGTTTTTCTTCAccctaataataaatacatttaacatttaagaAAACCATTACatatacaataacaaatttttataacaaaatatgatgaaaaattgtatttacatttttttttacatttaagtatttatttgtttctgaataatatttttctacaatactcaaaatctaaataaagatATGGAATACCTGTAATTCTGCTATTTCTTCATCCACATTATCTTCTTTATCTTCATCTTCCTCTTTCTCAGTATCTTCCTGTTTTTCTTCTGgtttttcctttaataaataaaaattacttctTAATAATTTACCCCAATGACACATGAtagttaatgttaataatatttcgtGTAATCATCAACTggttcaaataatttaaatactatttaaaaaaaattgtgttttttttttcggagATTAAGCATAGGTCCTAAACtatttatcactacatagtataaaacaaagtcgctttctctgtccctatgtccctttgtatgcttaaatctttaaaactacgcaacggattttgatgcggttttatttaatagatagagtgatttaagaggaaggttttagtatataatttattaggttttagacaaagcgggcaaagccgcgggtggaaagctagtgtaataataaattgtattattttattcaataatcaCACCACTTAATTGACAGAAGCTAATAAAActgataaatttttaacatcttattttatttgatttaataaacAGACTTACCTCTTGCTCTGGCTGAACCTTTTTCAATTCCTTCATGTGTTTTATCCAATTTAACAATGCTTTGACATCTTTTCTGCCCAACACTTTAATATCTTTACAACATTCTTTGATTTCTATTGTAGTTCTGGGATGATTTTCTATTTCTTCATCATCAATAACAATCTATGGAATGATAaaggtaattaaaattgaatttcatttttataaaatatatttgttcataattatataaatattatcaataaattaaatagtacTTTTTTAAAACTCAACTTACCTCTGAACATTCTTGAAGTAGTTCAATGGGGTCATCTTTACTTATGAAATCAGACATATTAATTTTGTGGTGTGTAGTATAATCATTTTCTTTGTAACCCTCAGCTTTAGCTTTCTTTTGCTTCTCCGGATGCAAAATACTGTTTTGGTGTTTTTTAACCATCTCCAATTCCTCAAAGACATATTTAGCATCAAGAAGTTTAGGGTCAATGCTATCAGGAGCAATATACCCTTGGCAGACAACAAATATTTCAGACGACTCATTACGAGAAGCTTGGGGTTTTGTTGCATGAACtttcttaaaaaattgttttaaaacccACAGTAAAGCGTGGTAGTCTTTAGATCTGAAAACTTTTGTAACAAACCATCCTCCTTGCTTTAAGAAATGTGTAGCTAATTTTAAAGCACTTAAAGTGAGACAAGCCTGTTGGTACGCATCATGTATCCAGTTCAATCCAACATTGGGAGCACCATCATTCAAGACTACATCAGCTTTCCAAGTTTTGATTTCCTTTTTAATAGCAGCTTTACATTTTTCTGTTGTTATATCCTCTGTGATACTTATACAGCCTGGTATTTGTTTAATTGGGAACAAGTCGATACCTATGACAATACTTGAAAGTGGCATGTTCTGGTGGGCCACTTGCATCCACCCACCGGGAGCAGCACACAAATCGATACATACTCGCGACTTCTGAAGAAATCCAAATTTTctgtttaattgaattaacTTAAACGCAGCACGTGAACGATAACCTGAAACATGTAACGCATTGAATAACTGATACAATATATACGAATAACTGGTTAACGCACTTATGTGCGTTAAATTACacgaataaacaataaatgcCAACGTTTACTTATTAAAGTCgcaaatttttacatttttgtataaactaTGAAATAATGTCAActaagtaacaaataaaaacagcTCACCTGTTTCTTTAgctaattgataatatttatctttccGCTGTTTTCCAACTTTAGTTTTCTTCCCCATGTTGAAAAATTATCCTGTagtcatttgaaaaattgaaaataaaacatacaacgTGAACAgcactaggtacctacttttaacTCTAAATAGGTTATGTTTTGACTTATGACGTTTTACATTTGACGTTTATACAGTTCTGTATTCTGTACTTTTCACAGATAACCACAGCAGATAACCATTTTTTCCTGaccttaatattaatgtaatattttaataaaatagccACAGAAAAATGTAATTGGAAGTATAATAATgagcatattttattaatatattttacaatgtaTTATTGAAAGACTTTTGTGTCCGTGATCAGTGTTAGGTATTgataaaagatttatttaatctagGTACACGTCATGTCATGACTAGCGAGTCAATAGGAGTCAATAGTcatccatttttattttacacattgtGATTTTTCAGAGCAAAGTACAGCATACTCGAAGACAAATTACTACGTTTGTGAATTGTGATATATTTGTAACGCGTTCGTGATTTCTCTTTATCTCCAGTGTTCTTATTTTctgctttatattttgtacgaGATTCAAGATGACTCCAAATATACAAACGTTTATAAACAGCTTCCAAAATCGgctgtaagtaattttaatgatagTTTAATCAAAACAAATGGTTAAATTCCAACAATTAGATACTCATGAGATAGGAACAAACTATACAGGCTactaagtaaaattaataaatccgCTTAAAGTGCgtatgtattaaatatcatTACGCCATTCTTCTAGAACGTTACCGATGGATTTACTACAATCCTCTGAACATACAACTCGCGCGTGACGAAATATGatgattatgtttatttattccattTCTTTAGTTTAGATTGCTTAtttactaatacatattatttacaagctaaaaatgtgaaatgcaagtatgtaattaataatattacaaacaagTTATAATCTTTAATGTTTCTTTCCCCTTCAGTGAACCGCCAGTCCGAcagcatttaaaaaatgtttatggaACCTTAATGATGACATGTACTGCTGCATCAGCTGGAGTGTATGTTGATATGTTCACAAGGTTCCAAGCTGGCTTTTTGTCGGCAATTATTGGAGCGGGATTAATGTTGATGTTAATTGCAACTCCTGATGAtggtaaaaacacaaaactGCGATTGGGCTACCTACTTGGATTTGGTTTAACTTCAGGTAAGTTTGATGACATGTCCTTTACTCTGCATACCtatatgtatgataataaatttgaCCATGAAACTAATTGAAGTGCTATCTctccaatataaaatatggaaCTTGTTATTGTATTAGATGTCAATAATGCTATTTCATGACGATTTCAAATATAGTACAAAGTTATTATGCAACATTTAATGTTATGATGCAATTTTTTCAGGAATGAGCTTAGGGCCACTAATGGAATATGTGAGCGTTGTTGACCCAGCGATCATTGTAACAGCACTCTTGGGAACAACTCTTGTGTTTGTTTGCTTCTCTATTGCTGCCATGCTAGCAGAACGTGGAAGTTGGTTGTTCTTAGGAGGAACACTGATGACCCTGCTCACATCAATGTCTTTGATGACATTGGCCAACATATTTATGCAATCTCATTTCCTCTATCAAGTAAGTACTACAACTATACAGGTTTTCCTTATCTgttattgtgtattttataatatgtatttttattttgtcaagTGTGTGTGGAGTATCATTCATCTGTAATCATATCTTTCTAAGCATTTGTTCatctttaaatgtttaaaaacttcaacattatttttaatatagtacctatataatatggtACTATTGATTTGATTCAATAGAATTCTCCTTCCActttttaatcacataatatacTGAATAATTCCAACActcatgaataaaaattaaagacataaaatatcagtttttgaaaagaaaaataatagacatAAAGatattcttaatttttaatggattctttataatatttcagtttAGATACCATACAATGCctagtataaattattaaattttctgaTAAAATCtcataacataaaacattatttagatTCTCAACCATATCAGgcagtattttaattttgactatTTATACATAAGTAGAAAAAATTGAGTTATGAAAATTACAATGACaaaaaaagtacctaattaatttatcatcTTTTTCAGGCCCACCTTTACTTAGGACTGATGCTCATGTGTggatttgttttgtttgataCACAACTTATTATTGAGAAACGTCGCATGGGCAACAAGGACTTTGTACAACATGCTATGGAACTGTTTATTGACTTCATTGGAATGTTCAGACGTTTGGTCATCATTCTGACACAAAAGGTAAACAATACATTCACTATTTTTAGACGTACAattatactattttataaaaataatatttattgatatagtTGAATTGTTTAAGtctaatacatttaataaaatgattacgttatttttaaagaattacaGTAAGTAATAATTGATTATTGTGCTTTGTTACAGGAAGAGCAAAACCGTCGCCGTAAACGTGATTAAACCTTTGCTCAATACAcaacataacaataatatttttaaatgtttagcATTTGGTGAAACTATGTTGggtgttctttttttttaattttattgtgttctaaattatctgtatattatattaaataaagtttaaataataattatttttttattaggtaatCATCACATAAACAGTTGACCTCTCtatcatattatcatcatcatccaaattataagaaagattttaataaattattaatttaatataaaaaactatattGAATATTCTACATTTTGGTAAATAGTAGACCATCCAGcatatacctattttaatttatggatCTGATTCAAAAACTTGATTAACTAGAAACATCATTTGAAAGATTTATTCCAAAAACTTTTATGCATCACATAGGGGAAGTTATGATACAATGATTTACTTTCAGATTTACCGATAAGGTGATAGCTTAACAATAACACCCCTATATT
This is a stretch of genomic DNA from Colias croceus chromosome 4, ilColCroc2.1. It encodes these proteins:
- the LOC123691107 gene encoding bax inhibitor 1, translating into MTPNIQTFINSFQNRLEPPVRQHLKNVYGTLMMTCTAASAGVYVDMFTRFQAGFLSAIIGAGLMLMLIATPDDGKNTKLRLGYLLGFGLTSGMSLGPLMEYVSVVDPAIIVTALLGTTLVFVCFSIAAMLAERGSWLFLGGTLMTLLTSMSLMTLANIFMQSHFLYQAHLYLGLMLMCGFVLFDTQLIIEKRRMGNKDFVQHAMELFIDFIGMFRRLVIILTQKEEQNRRRKRD